The sequence TATCCCAAGTGAGTAAAGCTTGTCGGTGAGATTGCGGGTCTGGTCTCTTCTGTTGCAGAAGATGATCACGCTCTTGAGATCGTTGTGTCTGATATAGTTGTAAAGCACCTTGAACTTATCGTCACTCTCGATTATGTAGGCGAGCTGCTCGATCCTGATGTTGGTTACGTTTTCGGGCTCTATCTCCACCGTGAATGGTTCCTTGGTCCATCTGGACGCAAGCTCCGCAACAACAGGGGTCAGAGTGGCGCTGAAAAGCATCGTCTGCCTGCTCTCTTTCTGGGGCAGATAGTTGATTATCCTTCTGATGTCGGGGATGAAGCCCATGTCAAGCATTCTGTCCGCCTCATCGATGATGAGAATCTCCACAGCAGAAAGGTTTACCTTGCTGTTCTGGCGAAAGTCAAGGAGCCTGCCGGGCGTAGCCACCACTATATCGACAAGTTTTTCCTCAAGGGCTCTCTTCTGCTTCTCATAGCCCATGCCGCCGAATACCGCCAGCACCTCTGTATCAGTATACTTAGAGAGTCCGAGGGCATCCTTTTCTATCTGGAGCACAAGCTCTCTTGTCGGAGCGAGTATAAGCACTCTGGGGCTGCCGGTCTTGCGGTTTTCCAGCGGATTGCGCTGAATATGCCTGAGAGCGGAAAGAAGGAATGCCGCCGTTTTGCCGGTTCCTGTCTGTGCTTTTCCGCTTACATCCCTATCCTCAAATGCCTTGGGGAGTATCTCTGCCTGAATATCGGTGCAGTACTGAAAACCGAGATCATACACTGCTCTCAGAAGTTGTTCGGAAATATCAAGATCCTGAAATCTTGTTTTTCCTTCTGCGGGCTCAACATTAAAAACCGCAGGATCCCACGGTTCAAAAACCTTGGGTTCTTTTTTCGGTCTGGGCGGAGCCTGAACAGCTCTGATTTTTTCCTTAGGAGGCGCAGTTCTCACCTTCTCCCTTGTCGGCTTTACAGCAGCCTTGTGATGCACTTCGGGCTTACGGTGCTGCTGCACTTCTTTTTTCGTATCCGGTGTGATCTCTCTCACACGGATCGCCGCTGCCTTTTTTGTTCCGA is a genomic window of Geovibrio thiophilus containing:
- a CDS encoding DEAD/DEAH box helicase; the protein is MLRRLKQKIRSLFGTKKAAAIRVREITPDTKKEVQQHRKPEVHHKAAVKPTREKVRTAPPKEKIRAVQAPPRPKKEPKVFEPWDPAVFNVEPAEGKTRFQDLDISEQLLRAVYDLGFQYCTDIQAEILPKAFEDRDVSGKAQTGTGKTAAFLLSALRHIQRNPLENRKTGSPRVLILAPTRELVLQIEKDALGLSKYTDTEVLAVFGGMGYEKQKRALEEKLVDIVVATPGRLLDFRQNSKVNLSAVEILIIDEADRMLDMGFIPDIRRIINYLPQKESRQTMLFSATLTPVVAELASRWTKEPFTVEIEPENVTNIRIEQLAYIIESDDKFKVLYNYIRHNDLKSVIIFCNRRDQTRNLTDKLYSLGIECRMLSGDVSQTKRISTLEEFRTGTIQVLVATDVAARGIHVDGVTHVFNYNLPEEPDSYVHRIGRTARAGASGISVIFACEEEAMLIPALEEHTGVKMNYIYPDEELLAELPAQVRKPEKKERPVIKTSGRAGARPMKPGGRKPRRKTGDTKA